From a region of the Paraburkholderia hospita genome:
- the hemB gene encoding porphobilinogen synthase, translating to MSFYPHHRPRRMRRDDFSRRLMRENILTTNDLIYPVFVVEGTNVRQAVPSMPGVERVSVDLLMGVAEQCLELGVPVLSLFPVIEPSLKTPDGREATNEAGLIPRAVRELKKRFPELGVLTDVALDPYTSHGQDGVLDENGYVINDETVEILVEQAQTQAQAGVDIVAPSDMMDGRIGSIREMLESEGHIHTRIMAYSAKFASAFYGPFRDAVGSAANLGKGNKMTYQLDPANSDEALREVRADIEEGADMVMVKPGMPYLDILRRVKDEFRFPTYVYQVSGEYAMLKAAAQNGWLDHDKVVMESLLAFKRAGADGVLTYFALDAARLLRAQK from the coding sequence ATGAGCTTCTATCCGCATCACCGCCCTCGCCGCATGCGCCGGGACGACTTTTCGCGCCGCCTGATGCGCGAGAACATCCTCACCACCAATGATCTGATTTACCCCGTCTTCGTAGTCGAAGGCACGAATGTCCGTCAGGCCGTTCCGTCGATGCCTGGCGTCGAGCGTGTGTCCGTCGATCTGCTGATGGGCGTCGCCGAGCAGTGTCTCGAACTGGGCGTGCCCGTGCTGTCGCTGTTCCCGGTGATCGAGCCGTCGCTGAAGACGCCCGACGGCCGCGAGGCAACCAATGAAGCCGGCCTGATTCCGCGCGCGGTGCGCGAGTTGAAGAAACGCTTCCCCGAACTCGGCGTGTTGACGGACGTCGCGCTCGATCCGTACACGAGCCACGGCCAGGACGGCGTGCTCGACGAAAACGGCTACGTGATCAATGACGAAACGGTCGAGATTCTCGTCGAGCAGGCACAGACGCAGGCGCAGGCGGGCGTCGACATCGTCGCTCCGTCCGACATGATGGACGGCCGGATCGGTTCGATTCGCGAGATGCTGGAAAGTGAGGGCCACATTCACACGCGGATCATGGCTTATTCGGCGAAGTTCGCGTCGGCGTTCTACGGCCCGTTCCGCGATGCCGTCGGTTCCGCGGCGAATCTCGGCAAGGGCAACAAGATGACGTATCAGCTCGATCCCGCCAACTCGGACGAGGCGCTGCGCGAAGTGCGCGCCGACATCGAAGAAGGCGCGGACATGGTGATGGTCAAGCCGGGCATGCCTTATCTGGATATCTTGCGTCGCGTGAAGGACGAGTTCCGCTTTCCGACTTATGTGTACCAGGTGAGCGGCGAATACGCGATGCTGAAGGCCGCCGCGCAAAACGGCTGGCTCGATCACGACAAGGTGGTGATGGAATCGCTGCTCGCGTTCAAGCGCGCAGGCGCGGATGGCGTGCTGACCTACTTCGCGCTGGACGCTGCGCGCTTGCTGCGGGCGCAGAAGTAA
- the dsbD gene encoding protein-disulfide reductase DsbD — translation MFNGLSRRWRNVARFLTFVAGVLLLSLTTASVVRAADDFLDPAVAFRFSASEQPGEVLVHYKIADGYYMYRERFAFATRNGTATIGDAQLPAGHVKFDQTFAKNVETYRGELTVRVPVTQASGPFDLAVTSQGCADAGICYPPMERVYHVTGAALHAAVAGNTNTVPAQDTQSGTSWYERATSADYAQSLLQGGGFFAIVGLYFVAGIVLSLLPCSYPMIPILSAIIIGEGPRVTRSRGFALSLAYVVGMALVYTVLGIAAALVGQSLGAWLQNPWVLGAFGVLLSLFALTLIAGVDIVLPQHLQNGVSPASEKRSGGKFAAVAVMGALSALVVGACMTAPLFAVLAFIAHTGNAVLGGAALFSMGIGLGVPLLIIGLGAGTLLPRAGAWMDSVKVFFGIVLLAAALWIVWPVLGPIAQMLLAALWLLVAAAGLGLFSPHAGAGSIWRGVGRGIGAALAIWAAALLVGLAAGSTDPLKPLAVIAGRTLNAPSVQGQQADLTFAPVRSSGQLDEAVKTAAQPAMLDFYADWCVSCKEMEKFTFSDPRVQAKLKQMNLLRADVTANNADDQVLLKRFNLFGPPGIIFFDRGGREVLRVVGYESADKFLRSLDRAMTAPQT, via the coding sequence ATGTTTAACGGCTTGTCCCGGCGCTGGCGGAATGTCGCGCGCTTTCTCACCTTTGTCGCAGGCGTACTGCTGCTATCGCTGACTACGGCGAGCGTCGTTCGTGCGGCGGACGACTTTCTCGATCCCGCGGTCGCTTTCAGATTCAGCGCATCCGAGCAGCCAGGCGAAGTGCTGGTTCACTACAAGATCGCCGACGGCTACTACATGTACCGGGAGCGATTCGCCTTCGCGACGCGCAACGGTACAGCCACGATCGGTGACGCGCAATTACCCGCGGGGCATGTGAAGTTCGATCAAACCTTCGCGAAAAATGTCGAAACCTATCGCGGAGAATTGACCGTCCGCGTCCCCGTAACGCAGGCGAGCGGTCCCTTCGATCTTGCCGTTACATCGCAAGGCTGCGCCGACGCGGGCATCTGCTATCCGCCAATGGAGCGCGTCTACCACGTGACGGGAGCGGCGTTGCACGCGGCCGTTGCGGGTAATACGAACACGGTGCCGGCTCAGGACACTCAAAGCGGCACCTCGTGGTACGAGCGCGCGACCAGCGCAGACTATGCGCAGTCACTGCTGCAAGGCGGCGGCTTTTTCGCGATCGTCGGTTTGTATTTCGTCGCCGGCATCGTGCTGAGTCTGCTTCCCTGTTCGTATCCGATGATCCCGATTCTGTCGGCAATCATCATCGGCGAGGGGCCTCGGGTCACGCGGTCGCGCGGTTTCGCGCTGTCGCTGGCTTATGTTGTCGGGATGGCGCTCGTGTACACGGTGCTTGGCATCGCGGCCGCGCTCGTTGGGCAAAGCCTTGGCGCCTGGCTGCAGAACCCGTGGGTGCTCGGCGCGTTTGGCGTGTTGCTGTCCCTCTTTGCACTCACGCTCATCGCGGGAGTCGATATCGTGTTGCCCCAGCACTTACAGAATGGGGTTTCACCGGCGTCCGAGAAGCGCTCGGGAGGCAAGTTCGCGGCCGTCGCGGTGATGGGAGCACTTTCTGCTCTGGTAGTCGGTGCGTGCATGACGGCACCGCTGTTCGCGGTATTGGCGTTCATCGCGCACACCGGCAATGCCGTGCTGGGCGGTGCGGCACTGTTTTCGATGGGTATCGGGCTTGGCGTACCGCTGCTCATCATCGGGCTCGGTGCAGGCACGTTGTTGCCGCGCGCGGGTGCCTGGATGGACAGCGTCAAGGTTTTCTTCGGCATCGTGCTGCTCGCGGCTGCGCTCTGGATCGTGTGGCCGGTTTTAGGCCCGATTGCGCAAATGCTATTGGCCGCATTGTGGCTACTGGTCGCTGCTGCCGGCCTGGGGTTATTTTCTCCGCACGCGGGCGCAGGCTCGATCTGGCGCGGTGTTGGACGCGGAATCGGCGCAGCATTGGCGATCTGGGCCGCGGCATTACTGGTTGGGCTGGCAGCAGGATCGACGGACCCGCTGAAGCCGCTCGCCGTGATCGCTGGTCGGACATTGAATGCGCCGTCCGTGCAGGGCCAACAGGCCGATCTGACCTTCGCGCCAGTGCGCTCATCAGGTCAGCTCGACGAAGCCGTCAAAACGGCTGCTCAGCCCGCCATGCTCGATTTTTACGCGGACTGGTGCGTCAGCTGCAAGGAAATGGAGAAGTTCACCTTCAGCGACCCACGCGTCCAGGCGAAGCTCAAGCAAATGAATCTGCTGCGCGCGGATGTGACGGCCAATAATGCAGACGATCAGGTTTTGCTCAAGCGCTTCAACCTGTTCGGGCCGCCGGGAATCATCTTTTTCGACCGCGGCGGGAGAGAAGTGCTGCGCGTCGTCGGATACGAATCGGCGGACAAATTCCTGAGAAGTCTCGACCGGGCGATGACGGCACCTCAGACCTGA
- the cutA gene encoding divalent-cation tolerance protein CutA, with amino-acid sequence MNVNVSLVLTTVPDLATAQKLAQDALSARLAACVSQLGSVQSSYHWQGKIESAEEIQLLFKTSVVRTLELERFIQAQHPYDTPEILSWQVTASAAYGQWVNAETQRPIHV; translated from the coding sequence GTGAACGTGAATGTGAGTTTGGTATTGACGACCGTGCCGGACCTCGCAACGGCGCAAAAATTGGCTCAGGACGCACTTTCAGCACGTCTCGCTGCGTGTGTGTCGCAGCTTGGCAGCGTCCAGTCGAGCTACCACTGGCAGGGCAAGATCGAATCGGCGGAAGAGATCCAGTTGCTGTTCAAGACGAGCGTCGTCCGAACGCTTGAGCTCGAACGGTTCATCCAGGCTCAGCATCCGTACGACACGCCCGAAATCCTTTCCTGGCAAGTCACTGCGTCGGCCGCGTATGGCCAATGGGTGAATGCCGAAACGCAACGCCCAATCCATGTTTAA
- the rplQ gene encoding 50S ribosomal protein L17 yields MRHRHGLRKLNRTSSHRLAMLRNMSNSLIEHEVIKTTLPKAKELRKVVEPLITLGKKPSLANRRLAFNRLRDRDSVTKLFDVLGPRFANRPGGYLRILKFGFRVGDNAPMALVELLDRPEVEEVENVAEAE; encoded by the coding sequence ATGCGTCACCGTCATGGTTTGCGGAAACTGAACCGCACGAGCAGCCACCGTCTGGCAATGCTCCGTAACATGTCCAACTCGCTGATCGAGCACGAAGTCATCAAGACGACGCTGCCGAAGGCGAAGGAACTCCGTAAAGTCGTCGAGCCGCTGATCACGCTCGGCAAGAAGCCGTCGCTGGCAAACCGTCGCTTGGCATTTAATCGCCTGCGCGATCGTGACTCGGTCACGAAGCTGTTCGACGTGCTGGGCCCGCGCTTCGCGAACCGTCCGGGTGGCTACCTGCGCATCCTGAAGTTCGGTTTCCGCGTTGGCGACAACGCACCGATGGCGCTGGTCGAATTGCTCGACCGTCCGGAAGTCGAGGAAGTCGAAAACGTTGCAGAAGCTGAATAA
- a CDS encoding DNA-directed RNA polymerase subunit alpha, with translation MQTSLLKPKIIAVESLGESHAKVVMEPFERGYGHTLGNALRRVLLSSMVGYAPTEVTIAGVVHEYSTLDGVQEDVVNLLLNLKGVVFKLHNRDEVTVTLRKEGEGVVTAGDIELAHDCEVINPDHVIAHLSKGGKLDVQIKVEKGRGYVPGNVRRYGEESAKIIGRIVLDASFSPVRRVSYAVESARVEQRTDLDKLVMNIETNGVISPEEAIRQSARILVDQLSVFAALEGTEAAAEAPSRAPQIDPILLRPVDDLELTVRSANCLKAENIYYIGDLIQRTENELLKTPNLGRKSLNEIKEVLASRGLTLGMKLENWPPAGLDK, from the coding sequence ATGCAAACCAGTTTGTTGAAGCCCAAGATCATCGCTGTTGAATCGCTTGGCGAAAGCCACGCGAAAGTGGTCATGGAACCGTTTGAACGGGGTTATGGCCACACCTTGGGTAACGCGCTTCGGCGTGTGTTGCTGTCGTCGATGGTGGGCTACGCGCCGACCGAAGTGACGATCGCAGGCGTCGTGCACGAATACTCGACGCTCGATGGTGTGCAGGAGGACGTGGTCAACCTGTTGTTGAACCTGAAGGGCGTGGTGTTCAAGCTGCATAACCGTGACGAAGTGACGGTTACGCTGCGCAAGGAAGGCGAAGGCGTTGTCACGGCTGGCGACATCGAACTCGCACACGACTGCGAAGTGATCAACCCGGATCACGTAATTGCGCATCTGTCGAAGGGCGGTAAACTCGACGTGCAGATCAAGGTCGAAAAGGGCCGTGGCTATGTCCCGGGCAACGTGCGTCGTTACGGCGAAGAATCGGCCAAGATCATCGGCCGTATCGTGCTGGATGCGTCGTTCTCGCCGGTTCGCCGTGTGAGCTACGCCGTGGAAAGCGCGCGTGTCGAACAGCGTACTGACCTCGACAAGCTCGTGATGAACATCGAAACCAACGGCGTGATTTCGCCGGAAGAAGCGATCCGTCAATCGGCGCGTATTCTGGTCGATCAGCTGTCGGTGTTCGCAGCGCTGGAAGGCACGGAAGCAGCGGCAGAAGCACCGTCGCGGGCGCCGCAGATCGATCCGATCCTGCTGCGTCCGGTTGATGATCTCGAACTGACGGTTCGTTCCGCGAACTGCCTGAAGGCCGAGAACATCTATTACATCGGCGATCTGATCCAACGCACGGAAAACGAGCTGCTGAAGACGCCGAACCTGGGTCGCAAGTCGCTGAACGAGATCAAGGAAGTGCTCGCTTCGCGTGGCCTGACGCTCGGCATGAAGCTCGAAAACTGGCCGCCGGCTGGTCTCGACAAATAA
- the rpsD gene encoding 30S ribosomal protein S4, whose protein sequence is MARYIGPKAKLSRREGTDLFLKSARRSLADKCKLDSKPGQHGRTSGARTSDYGTQLREKQKVKRIYGVLERQFRRYFAEADRRKGNTGENLLKLLESRLDNVVYRMGFGSTRAEARQLVSHKSITVNGVVANIPSLQVKAGDVVAVREQSKKQARILEALSLAEQGGLPQWVAVDSKKFEGTFKQMPERSDIAGDINESLIVELYSR, encoded by the coding sequence GTGGCACGCTATATCGGCCCTAAAGCCAAGCTGTCTCGCCGTGAAGGCACCGATCTCTTCCTGAAGAGCGCCCGTCGTTCGCTCGCTGACAAGTGCAAGCTTGACAGCAAGCCTGGTCAACATGGCCGTACCTCGGGCGCACGTACGTCCGACTACGGCACGCAGCTGCGCGAAAAGCAAAAAGTGAAGCGTATCTACGGCGTGCTCGAGCGCCAGTTCCGCCGTTACTTCGCTGAAGCCGACCGTCGGAAGGGCAACACGGGTGAAAACCTGCTGAAGCTGCTCGAGTCGCGTCTGGACAACGTCGTGTATCGCATGGGCTTCGGTTCGACGCGCGCTGAAGCGCGTCAGCTCGTGAGCCACAAGTCGATCACGGTGAACGGCGTCGTCGCGAACATCCCGTCGCTGCAAGTCAAGGCTGGCGACGTGGTTGCCGTGCGCGAACAGTCGAAGAAGCAGGCTCGTATTCTCGAAGCGCTGTCGCTCGCCGAACAGGGCGGTCTGCCGCAGTGGGTTGCTGTCGATTCGAAGAAGTTCGAAGGCACGTTCAAGCAAATGCCGGAACGCAGCGACATCGCTGGCGACATCAACGAAAGCCTGATCGTCGAATTGTATTCGCGCTAA
- the rpsK gene encoding 30S ribosomal protein S11 has translation MAKASNNSAAQRVRKKVKKNVAEGVVHVHASFNNTIITITDRQGNALAWATSGGQGFKGSRKSTPFAAQVAAESAGRVAMEYGVKNLEVRIKGPGPGRESAVRALHGLGIKITAISDVTPVPHNGCRPPKRRRI, from the coding sequence ATGGCTAAGGCTTCGAACAACTCCGCGGCGCAACGCGTTCGCAAGAAGGTCAAGAAGAACGTCGCCGAGGGCGTGGTTCACGTTCACGCGTCGTTCAACAACACCATCATCACGATCACCGATCGTCAAGGCAATGCATTGGCTTGGGCGACGTCGGGTGGCCAGGGCTTCAAGGGTTCGCGTAAGTCGACCCCGTTTGCAGCTCAGGTCGCAGCTGAATCGGCTGGTCGCGTGGCGATGGAATACGGCGTGAAGAACCTCGAAGTGCGGATCAAGGGCCCTGGCCCTGGCCGTGAATCCGCGGTGCGCGCGCTGCATGGTCTTGGCATCAAGATCACCGCGATCTCCGACGTGACGCCGGTTCCGCACAACGGCTGCCGTCCGCCGAAGCGTCGTCGTATCTAA
- the rpsM gene encoding 30S ribosomal protein S13, with protein sequence MARIAGVNIPNHQHTEIGLTAIYGIGRTRSRDICVAAGVAFSKKVKDLNDADLEKLREEVGKFIVEGDLRRETTMNIKRLMDLGCYRGVRHRKGLPLRGQRTRTNARTRKGPRRAAQSLKK encoded by the coding sequence ATGGCTCGTATCGCAGGGGTTAACATCCCGAACCACCAGCATACCGAAATCGGCTTGACGGCAATTTACGGTATCGGCCGCACGCGCTCGCGCGACATTTGCGTCGCAGCTGGTGTGGCATTTTCGAAGAAGGTCAAGGACCTGAACGACGCAGACCTCGAAAAGCTGCGTGAAGAGGTCGGCAAGTTCATCGTTGAAGGCGATCTACGCCGTGAAACGACGATGAACATTAAGCGCCTGATGGATCTCGGCTGCTATCGTGGCGTGCGTCATCGTAAGGGCCTGCCCCTGCGTGGCCAGCGCACGCGTACGAATGCCCGTACGCGCAAGGGTCCGCGTCGTGCAGCGCAATCGCTGAAGAAGTAA
- the rpmJ gene encoding 50S ribosomal protein L36, which translates to MKVMASVKRICRNCKIIKRKGVVRVICSSDPRHKQRQG; encoded by the coding sequence ATGAAAGTGATGGCATCGGTTAAGCGCATTTGCCGCAATTGCAAGATCATCAAGCGCAAGGGCGTCGTTCGCGTGATTTGCAGCTCTGATCCGCGCCACAAGCAGCGTCAAGGCTGA
- the infA gene encoding translation initiation factor IF-1: MAKDDVIQMQGEVIENLPNATFRVKLENGHVVLGHISGKMRMHYIRILPGDKVTVELTPYDLSRARIVFRAK; the protein is encoded by the coding sequence ATGGCCAAAGACGATGTAATCCAGATGCAGGGCGAGGTTATCGAAAACCTCCCCAACGCTACCTTTCGGGTGAAGCTGGAGAACGGCCATGTCGTATTGGGACACATATCCGGCAAGATGCGGATGCACTACATCCGTATCCTTCCGGGCGACAAGGTGACGGTTGAATTGACGCCTTACGATCTGTCGCGTGCGCGGATCGTGTTCCGGGCGAAGTGA
- the secY gene encoding preprotein translocase subunit SecY produces MANSPSLAKPGRSAAKFGDLRRRAVFLLLALVVYRIGAHIPVPGIDPDQLAKLFQSQSGGILGMFNMFSGGALSRFTIFALGIMPYISASIIMQLLAIVSPQLEALKKEGQAGQRKITQYTRVFTVLLATFQAFGIAVALENQPALVIDPGMVFRLTTVVTLVTGTMFLMWLGEQITERGLGNGISIIIFGGIAAGFPNAIGGLFELVRTGSMSIISAIIVVALIAAVTFLVVFIERGQRKILVNYAKRQVGNKIYGGQSSHLPLKLNMSGVIPPIFASSIILFPATILNWFSSGSRTGWFSDTLHNLAEALKPGQPVYVLLYALAIVFFCFFYTALVFNSRETADNLKKSGAFVPGIRPGDQTARYIDRILTRLTLAGAIYIVFVCLLPEFLVLRWNVPFYFGGTSLLIIVVVTMDFMAQVQSYVMSQQYESLLKKANFKGGGVPMR; encoded by the coding sequence TTGGCTAACAGCCCGAGTCTCGCAAAACCCGGTCGGAGCGCGGCGAAGTTCGGCGATCTGCGTCGGCGTGCAGTGTTCCTGCTGCTGGCGCTGGTCGTCTACCGTATTGGCGCGCATATTCCGGTGCCGGGTATCGACCCGGACCAGCTGGCAAAGTTGTTTCAGAGCCAGTCGGGCGGCATCCTTGGCATGTTCAACATGTTCTCGGGTGGCGCACTTTCGCGGTTCACGATTTTCGCGCTTGGGATCATGCCGTATATCTCAGCGTCGATCATCATGCAGTTGCTGGCGATCGTCTCGCCACAGCTCGAAGCGCTGAAGAAGGAAGGACAGGCGGGTCAACGGAAGATTACGCAGTACACGCGTGTCTTCACGGTGCTTCTTGCCACATTCCAGGCTTTCGGTATCGCTGTTGCGCTGGAGAACCAGCCGGCATTGGTGATCGATCCTGGCATGGTCTTCCGGCTGACGACGGTTGTGACGCTCGTGACCGGCACGATGTTCCTGATGTGGCTCGGTGAGCAAATCACGGAACGCGGTCTGGGTAACGGCATTTCGATCATTATTTTCGGCGGTATCGCAGCGGGTTTCCCGAATGCGATCGGTGGGCTATTCGAACTGGTTCGCACCGGGTCGATGAGCATCATCTCGGCGATTATCGTGGTCGCGCTGATTGCTGCAGTGACGTTTCTGGTGGTGTTCATTGAACGCGGCCAGCGCAAGATTCTTGTGAACTACGCGAAGCGGCAAGTCGGCAACAAGATTTATGGCGGACAGTCGTCGCACCTACCGTTGAAGCTGAACATGTCGGGCGTGATTCCGCCGATCTTCGCATCGTCGATCATCCTGTTCCCGGCAACCATCCTGAACTGGTTCAGTTCGGGTTCGCGGACCGGGTGGTTCTCGGACACGCTGCACAACTTGGCCGAGGCGCTCAAGCCCGGTCAGCCGGTGTACGTGTTGCTGTACGCGTTGGCGATCGTGTTCTTCTGCTTCTTCTACACCGCGCTGGTGTTCAACAGCAGAGAGACGGCCGACAACCTGAAGAAGAGTGGTGCATTCGTCCCGGGTATTCGTCCTGGTGATCAGACGGCGCGCTATATCGACCGCATCCTGACGCGTCTGACGCTGGCCGGTGCGATCTACATCGTGTTCGTTTGCTTACTGCCCGAGTTTCTGGTGCTGCGCTGGAATGTGCCGTTTTATTTTGGTGGAACGTCGCTGCTGATCATTGTCGTCGTCACAATGGATTTCATGGCGCAGGTGCAGTCGTACGTTATGTCGCAACAGTATGAGTCGCTGCTGAAGAAGGCTAACTTCAAGGGCGGCGGCGTCCCGATGCGTTGA
- the rplO gene encoding 50S ribosomal protein L15, giving the protein MELNNLKPAEGAKHAKRRVGRGIGSGLGKTAGRGHKGQKSRSGGFHKVGFEGGQMPLQRRLPKRGFTSLTKEFVGEVRLGDLEKLPVDDIDLLALKQAGLIGELMTSAKIIATGELKRKIVVKGLSATKGARAAIEAAGGSFAE; this is encoded by the coding sequence ATGGAATTGAATAACCTGAAGCCGGCTGAAGGCGCGAAGCATGCAAAGCGTCGCGTTGGTCGCGGCATCGGCTCCGGTCTCGGCAAGACCGCTGGCCGTGGTCATAAGGGTCAGAAGTCGCGTTCGGGTGGCTTCCACAAGGTCGGCTTCGAAGGCGGTCAAATGCCGCTGCAACGCCGTCTGCCGAAGCGTGGCTTTACCTCGCTGACGAAGGAATTCGTCGGTGAAGTACGCCTCGGCGATCTGGAAAAGCTGCCGGTCGACGACATCGATTTGCTGGCACTGAAGCAAGCCGGTTTGATCGGCGAGCTGATGACCAGCGCCAAGATCATTGCGACGGGCGAGTTGAAGCGCAAGATCGTTGTGAAGGGTCTGTCTGCGACGAAGGGCGCGCGCGCCGCGATCGAAGCAGCCGGCGGTTCGTTCGCCGAGTAA
- the rpmD gene encoding 50S ribosomal protein L30, whose protein sequence is MSDKTVKVQLVKSLIGTRESHRATVRGLGLRRLNSVSELQDTPAVRGMINKVSYLVKVIG, encoded by the coding sequence ATGTCTGATAAAACTGTCAAGGTTCAGCTCGTCAAGAGCCTGATTGGGACCCGCGAATCGCACCGCGCCACGGTGCGCGGTCTTGGCCTGCGTCGCCTGAACTCGGTTAGCGAGCTGCAGGACACGCCGGCTGTGCGCGGCATGATCAACAAGGTCTCGTACCTCGTTAAGGTCATCGGCTAA
- the rpsE gene encoding 30S ribosomal protein S5, which produces MAKMQAKVQADERDDGLREKMISVNRVTKVVKGGRILGFAALTVVGDGDGRVGMGKGKAKEVPVAVQKAMEQARRNMFKVPLKNGTLQHEVHGKHGASTVLLAPAKDGTGVIAGGPMRAVFDVMGVQNVVAKSHGSTNPYNLVRATLDGLRKQSTPADIAAKRGKSVEDILG; this is translated from the coding sequence ATGGCAAAGATGCAAGCGAAAGTTCAGGCTGACGAACGCGACGACGGCCTTCGCGAAAAGATGATTTCGGTCAACCGCGTGACCAAGGTCGTGAAGGGTGGCCGTATTCTCGGCTTCGCCGCACTGACCGTGGTTGGCGACGGTGATGGCCGCGTCGGCATGGGCAAGGGCAAGGCCAAGGAAGTTCCGGTCGCTGTTCAAAAGGCAATGGAACAAGCCCGCCGCAACATGTTCAAGGTACCGCTCAAGAACGGTACGCTGCAACACGAAGTGCACGGTAAGCACGGCGCATCGACGGTTCTCCTCGCTCCGGCGAAGGATGGTACCGGCGTTATCGCTGGCGGCCCGATGCGCGCTGTGTTCGACGTGATGGGCGTGCAAAACGTTGTGGCCAAGAGCCACGGTTCGACGAACCCGTACAACCTCGTTCGTGCGACGCTGGATGGTCTGCGCAAGCAGTCGACGCCGGCTGACATCGCGGCGAAGCGTGGTAAGTCCGTCGAAGACATTCTGGGCTAA
- the rplR gene encoding 50S ribosomal protein L18, producing MDKTQSRLRRARQTRVKIAELQVARLAVHRTNTHIYAQVFSPCGTKVLASASTLEAEVRAQLADQSGKGGNVAAATLIGKRIAEKAKAAGIESVAFDRSGFRYHGRVKALADAAREAGLKF from the coding sequence ATGGATAAGACTCAATCACGCCTGCGCCGCGCTCGTCAGACGCGTGTCAAGATCGCTGAGCTGCAAGTCGCGCGTCTGGCCGTGCATCGCACGAACACGCACATCTATGCGCAAGTGTTCTCGCCGTGCGGCACTAAGGTGCTCGCCAGCGCATCGACGCTCGAAGCCGAAGTGCGTGCGCAACTGGCCGACCAGTCGGGCAAGGGTGGCAACGTTGCTGCTGCGACCCTGATCGGCAAGCGCATTGCAGAAAAGGCTAAGGCTGCCGGCATCGAATCCGTCGCCTTTGACCGCTCGGGTTTCCGCTACCACGGCCGCGTGAAGGCGCTGGCTGATGCTGCGCGTGAAGCCGGGCTCAAGTTCTAA
- the rplF gene encoding 50S ribosomal protein L6 has product MSRVGKSPIALQGAEVALSDERITVKGPLGTISQNGNRLVKVVNDNGTLKFEPVDESREANAMSGTMRALVANMVQGVTKGFERKLTLVGVGYRAQAQGDKLNLSLGFSHPVVHQMPEGVKAETPSQTEIVIKGINKQQVGQVAAEVRGYRPPEPYKGKGVRYANEVVILKETKKK; this is encoded by the coding sequence ATGTCTCGAGTAGGTAAAAGCCCGATCGCGCTGCAAGGCGCCGAAGTGGCCCTGAGCGACGAGCGCATTACCGTCAAGGGCCCGCTAGGTACGATCTCGCAAAACGGGAATCGCCTCGTAAAAGTGGTGAACGACAACGGCACGCTGAAGTTCGAGCCTGTTGACGAAAGCCGCGAAGCAAATGCGATGTCGGGCACGATGCGCGCGCTGGTCGCGAACATGGTGCAAGGCGTGACCAAGGGTTTCGAGCGCAAGCTGACGCTGGTTGGCGTCGGTTATCGTGCGCAAGCGCAAGGCGACAAGCTGAACCTGTCGCTGGGTTTCTCGCACCCGGTGGTGCACCAGATGCCGGAAGGCGTCAAGGCTGAAACCCCGTCGCAAACCGAAATCGTGATCAAGGGGATCAATAAGCAACAAGTTGGCCAGGTCGCTGCAGAAGTGCGCGGCTATCGTCCGCCGGAGCCCTATAAGGGCAAGGGCGTGCGCTATGCCAACGAGGTTGTGATCCTCAAAGAAACGAAGAAGAAGTAA
- the rpsH gene encoding 30S ribosomal protein S8, translating into MSMSDPIADMLTRIRNAQMVEKVSVTMPSSKVKVAIAQVLKDEGYIDDFAVKAEGAKSELNIALKYYAGRPVIERLERVSKPGLRVYRGRNDIPQVMNGLGVAIVSTPKGVMTDRKARATGVGGEVICYVA; encoded by the coding sequence ATGAGCATGAGTGATCCTATCGCCGATATGCTGACTCGCATCCGCAACGCGCAGATGGTTGAGAAGGTTTCGGTGACGATGCCCTCGTCGAAAGTCAAGGTTGCGATCGCGCAAGTCCTGAAGGATGAAGGCTATATCGACGATTTCGCAGTTAAGGCTGAAGGTGCGAAGTCGGAATTGAACATCGCGTTGAAGTACTACGCTGGCCGTCCGGTTATTGAGCGCCTCGAACGCGTCTCGAAGCCTGGTCTGCGTGTGTACCGCGGCCGCAACGATATCCCGCAGGTCATGAATGGCCTCGGCGTTGCGATCGTTTCGACGCCGAAGGGTGTGATGACGGACCGCAAGGCGCGCGCTACAGGCGTCGGCGGCGAAGTCATCTGCTACGTCGCTTAA